The window CTCGGTCGCGCTCCACTGCGGTGGGTCGACACCGAGCGCGTCCGCCGCGACCAGCGCACTGGTCGCGCCGCGGAAGTCACCGCCCAACGCCAGCGCGAGCGCGAGCGTGGACCGCAGGCTGTGCTCGAAACCGCGACGCCCGATCCGGTGCAGGAGGGTGATCGCCTCACGCGCCGCGCGCGCCGCGCCCTCGACGTCGCCGCGTTCCCGGACCGTGCGCGTCAGGTGCCAGAGGAAGTACGCCCGCGCCTCACTGCTGCCCTCGGCGAGGCCGCGCTCGTACTCCGCCCGCGCGAGCGCCTCCGCCTCGGCGTACCGGCCGGCGTGCGCGAGCGCCTCGCAGCGGGTGAACAGGTAGAACCACGGATACCAGTCCCCCGGTCCCAGCTCGGTGGCGGCGGCGTACCCCTCGGCCGACCCCTCGAGCGCCGTGTCGATCCGCCCGAGCCGGCCGAGTCCGTACGCCTCGACGAGGCGGAGCCACGACGCCGTCAGCGGGTCCGCGTGCGGAGCGAGCGCGGCGGCCGCCTCCGCCGCCGGCCCGGGGCCGGAGTTCGACAGCAGCAGACCCGGGCGCCGAGCTGAGACCTTGACGCGCAACTCGGGGTCGCAGATCGCCTCCTCCGCCCGGTCGGCGACATGCAGCCCTTCCCCGGCCCGGCCGAGCTGCATCCAGAGGCACTCGATGTGGACGACCGCCAGCTCCGCCCGTTCGGCGTCCGTGCGCGCGAACTCGACGAGCACCGCGAGTTCGTCGACGGCGTCCTCGGGCCGTCCCTGCAGGGAAACGGTCTGCGCGGCGAGCAGACGGGCCTCGAAGCCCGCGCCGGCGTCGACCGCCGCCCGCGCGAGGCGCTCGGCCAGGGCGAAGTCGTACCGCCAGCGCGCCGCGACCGCCGCCTGCAGCAGCCGGTCCGGGTTCGTACCGCCGCCACCCTCCATGCGCCAGATGCCGACGCGCAGCACATCGTCGCTCCGCCGTGCACCGGCCGCCTCGACGGCGTCGGCGAGCTGACGTGCCATCACGCCGCGGCGCACCGCCGAGGTGTGTCGCCGGACCACGTCGGCGTACACCGGGTGGGCGACCCGTAGCTGCAGGCGGCGCTCGTCCCGCTCGCACACGACCAGGCCGTGCTGCTCCAGTGTCTCGACGGCGTCCAGCCCCCCGGCCATCTCCAGCTCGCGGCTGCCGAGCGGCTCCGCGTACGCGGCGAGCCGGAGCAGGTCCAGGGCCGCGGGGTCGAGGTCACGGAGGCGTGCGTCGACGAGCTCCACCAGGCGGTCGGACGGCGCCAGCGCGGCCCGCAGCCGCCAGAGGCCCTCCTCCGCGACGAGCGTCCCGTCGGCCAGGGCGCCGAGTACGAGCTCACGCAGGAACAGCACGTTGCCGCCGCTGCGCGTCGTGAACTCGACGACGGCGGCCGGGTCGACCGGCGCCCCCAGCGCGCCGGTGAGCAGGGCCTCGACCGCCTCGTGCTCCAACTGCGCGAGCTGGACGCGGTCGGCGAGGTCGTCCTTCCAGAGCGAGGTCACGGCGTCCGGCAGACGCTCGCCGCTGCGGACGGTCGCCACCACGAGCACCGTGTCCGTGGCGACCAGTTGGTGGATCAACCCGGCCGACGGCTCGTCGAGCAGCTGCGCGTCGTCGACGAACAGCACCAGCGGGCGACCCTTCGCCCGTTCCACCAGCTGCACCGCCGCCCGCCGCAGGAGGTCCTGCAGGGTGTCGGTCGCGGCGGAGCCCACGGCATCCGGGAGCAGGGCCGCGAAGACACCGAGCGGTGTGCGTGCGCTCGAGTGGGTCGCCGTCACCCAGAGCGTCGAACGGCCCACTCCTTCGGCCAGCCGGCGGGCCTCGCGGGCGAGCCGGGTCTTGCCGACACCCGCCGGGCCGACCAGGACGACGCTGCGAGCGCGCGGCCCGCGGAGGGCCTCACGCACCTTCTCGATCTCGCGATCGCGTCCGGAGAGCGGCCACGCCCGGCCGGCGAGGAGGTCGACGCGTGCCGCCTGCGGGTCCGTCGTCACCACCTCCTCCTCGACCGCGCTGTCTGGCGAGAGTGCCGCCCGTCACTCGAGGGAGTAGTTCCTTACTCTCCCGCCTGCTCGGGCGCCCCGGAATTCTCTCACTCAGTCAGGCAGATGGCCCGCTACGACGACGGAAAGGGAAGCCCGATGGCGGTCTTCAAGGACGCGGAAGAGGTCTACAAGTACATCGGCGGGGCGTTCACCGCCGCCGTCAACGACCCGAAGTTCGTCGAGGCGACGAAGGGCACCGGACTCGTGATCCGGTTGATCCAGACCGACCCCGACTGCGAGATGACGATCGACTGGGAAGGCCAGAAGGTTCTCACCGGCGCGGCCGCGGACAGCGTCCCCCACAACGTGCAGCTGCGCATGTCCAGCGACAACAGCAACCGGTTCTGGCAGGGCAAGCTCAACTTCACCCTCGCCATGGCGCAGCGCAAGGTCAAGCTCGACGGCAAGCGCTCGGTCGCGCTCAAGCTGCTCCCCCTCACCGGCGGGATCTTCGAGACCTACCTCGCGACGCTTCAGGCGGACGGCCGCGAGGACCTGATCGTCGGCTGACGCCCCCACACGCTCTTCCCCCCGCTCGCACGACACACTTTGATCGGAGACCCCCGATGACTCTCGAGCACGGCCGCACCCTGTCGGACGAGGACTTCGAGCCCTGGTTCGCCAAGGCTCAGGAGCTTTCCGAGTACTTCCGTGAGATCGGCATGAAGTACGACGCCGAGAACACGTTCGCCTATCCGACGATCCCGCTGTTCAAGTCCTCGAAGCTCGGTTCCCTGATCGTCCCGCCGGCCTACGGCGGCCCCGGGGGCAACATCCTCCAGCTGTCCAAAGTCATCACCGAGATGTCGCGTGGCGACTCAGCGATCACCCTCGCCTACAACATGCACTTCATCACCCTCGGCATCGTCATGAGCAACATGGGCGAGGTCCAGATGAAGAAGTGGCTGGACAAGATCAACGAGGGCGCGATCATCTTCGGCCCGTGGTCCGAGCAGCGCGCCGGCTTCTCCGGTCTCGCCGACACCAAGGCCATCCCCCAGCCCGGCGGCGGTTGGAAGATCTACGGCAAGAAGATGTGGGGCACCCTCGGCGAGGCCGCCGACATCGTCGTCAGCAGCGCCACGATCACCGACGCCGACGGCAACATCCCGACGGACTTCGAAGAGCGCGTCGCCGCCGAGATGATGTACATCAACGACTTCGAGGTCGACGAGAACGGCATCGGGAACGGCGTCCGCATCGAGAAGACGTGGAACGCGCTCGGCATGCACGCCACCGGCACGCACGTCATCGTCTTCGACGGGTTCTACGTGCCCGAGGAGAACTACGTCTGCGAGAACCGCACCGGCCTGTTCTCCTCGCTCGAGTGGGCGTCGCTGCTCTTCGCGAGCATCTACTACGGCATGTCGCTGCGCATCCTCGAGGAGACCCGGGCGACGCTGGCGAAGAAGCACCTCGGCGCCGTGTTCGGCGCGATCGCCGCGTCGGACGTGAAGGTCGGTCAGGTCGGCCACATCATCGACGGTGTCGGCGACATGGCGGTCCGGGTCGAGCAGAACCGCCGCATCCTGTGGCAGACCTGCAACGACGTCATCGACGGCTACGACGAGGAGTGGCCGATCGAGCTCCGCGTGCCGTACATCGGTCTCGCGAAGACGACCATCGCGTCCAACACGACCTGGATGGCGCAGAAGGCCATGTCGATGGTCGGTGGGTCGGCGTTCCGCAAGGGCACGATCTTCGAGCGCTTCTACCGCGACTCCTGCGCGGCGCTCTACCAGCCCCTCAACGCCGACCAGACCTACAGCTTCATCGGCGAGTACATGCTCCAGCCGGACGAGCTGAACGACTGACGTCGGAGACTGGACAAACATGGGACGCGCCACGGTCACCACCGTGCCGACGAGCCCCTCCGCGTCGATGCCCCGCCTCACCGGCGGGGCATCGGTGTCGGTGGACGGCATCACCGTCGGGGAATGGACGCTCACGCGCGCGGCCTTCACCGACCGGCACCAGCACGTCGAGATCAACACCGTGCTGGAGGGCGAACTCCACGTCACCTGCGAGGGCGAGACGCACGTCGTCCGCCCGGGGCAGACGATCGTCGTCCCGGCCGGAAGCCGGGCGACCTACGCCGCCCCCGAGTACGCCCGCATGAGCTACGTCTACGGCCCCGGCACCCCGGGGATGACCGACGTCGCCTACGAGGAGTTCTGAGGCTCAGTAGGAGATCGGCGGGTCGGCGTCGGACTTGACGTCGGACCCGCCGTCGTCGGCACCGCTGTCCTCGCTGTCGGAGTCCTCGCTGTCGTCGGACGGCGAACCGCTCGACGCCGACGGGGACGCGGAGGCGCCCGAGGCCGGGAACTTCTCCAGATAGTCCTCGCCGGCGTCCTCGACGACGTCGGCGGCCTCCTCGGCCTCGGCCTTGTCGGCGGAGCCCTGAGCCGACATCAGCGTCTTCAGTGCCGCGTCGGCGGTGTCGAAGGTCGCGGGGTCGTTGGCCTTCACCGAGCCGAGGATCGCTTCCCAGATCGTCAGCAACCGTTCCTGCAGCTCGGGCAGGGCCGCCTCGTCGGACCCGAGCTTGGCGACGACGTCGTCGGCGTAGCGCTCCAGCTCGCGCCAGCCGTCGGCCACCTCGGACGCCGAGGCGCGCACGTCCTCGGGCTTGAGGTTGCCGGTCTCGGTGCCCACCTCGACATCGCTGCCGACCGGGTCCTTGTCGTCTCCCCCGCACGCGGCCGCTCCGGTGAGCAGCGCCGCGGCCAGCACGATCCCCGCCAGTCTCCGCATTGGCGCAGCGTACGACAGATCAGGCCGGCGACCCGGCTTCCCGCATCCCTCGCAGTTCGCGTTTCAGTTCCTTGATCTCGTCCCGCAGCCTCGCGGCCAGCTCGAACTGCAGCTCGGCCGCGGCGGCGTGCATCTGGTCGTTGAGCTGCTGGATGAGGTCCGCGAGGTCCATCGCCGGCATCGTCGCGAGGTCCCCCGCGTGCTTGCCGGCCTCCGTGGACACCTTCGACGACAGACCCGGCACCGGCGTCTTGCCGCGGCTGCGCTGCCGCCCGGCGCCACCGATGAGCTCGGCGGTGTCGGCGTCCTCGCGCGCGATCAGCTCGAGGATGTCGCCGATCTTCTTCCGCAGCGGGGTCGGGTCGATGCCGTGCTCGAGGTTGTAGGCGACCTGCTTCGCCCGGCGCCGGTTCGTCTCGTCGATCGCCTTCGCCATCGAGGGGGTGACCGTGTCGGCGTACATGTGCACCTGGCCGGACACGTTCCGGGCCGCGCGGCCGATCGTCTGGATGAGCGAGGTCCCGGACCGGAGGAAGCCTTCCTTGTCCGCGTCGAGGATCGCCACCAGGGAGACCTCGGGCAGGTCGAGACCCTCGCGGAGCAGGTTGATGCCGACGAGGACGTCGAACTCGCCGATCCGCAGCTCCCGCAGCAGTTCCACGCGGCGCAGGGTGTCGACCTCGGAGTGCAGGTACCGCACCCGGATGCCCATCTCGAGCAGGTAGTCGGTGAGGTCCTCGGACATCTTCTTGGTCAGCGTGGTGACCAGGACGCGTTCGTCGCGCTCGGCCCGCGTGCGGATCTCGTGGACGAGGTCGTCGATCTGGCCCTTGGTCGGCTTGACGACGATCTCGGGGTCGACCAGGCCGGTCGGGCGGATGATCTGCTCCACCACCCCGTTGGCGCGGCCGAGCTCGTACGGGCCCGGCGTCGCGGAGAGGTAGACGGTCTGCCCGATTCGCTCGACGAACTCCTCCCACTTCAGCGGACGGTTGTCCATCGCCGACGGGAGCCGGAACCCGTGGTCGACGAGGGTCCGCTTGCGTGACATGTCGCCCTCGAACATCGCGCCGATCTGAGGAACCGTCACGTGCGACTCGTCGATGACCAGGAGGAAGTCGTCCGGGAAGTAGTCGAGCAGCGTGTGCGGCGGGCTGCCCGCCTCGCGACCGTCGATGTGCCGCGAGTAGTTCTCGATGCCCGAGCAGAACCCGACCTGACGCATCATCTCGATGTCGTAGGTCGTGCGCATCCGCAGCCGCTGCGCCTCCAGCAGCTTGCCCTGCTTCTCCAGGCGTGCCAGCTGCTGCTCGCACTCCAGCTCGATGCCTGAAATCGCCCGCTCCATGCGCTCCGGGCCCGCGACGTAGTGCGTGGCCGGGAAGACGTGGATGCTCTGCTCCTCGCGGATCACCTCACCCGTCAGTGGGTGCAGGGTCATCGCGCGCTCGATCTCGTCGCCGAAGAACTCCAGCCGCAGCGCGAGCTCCTCGTACACCGGGAAGATCTCGACGGTGTCGCCGCGCACCCGGAACGTCCCGCGGGTGAACGCGAGGTCGTTGCGCGTGTACTGCATCGTGACGAGCTGGCGCAGCAGTGTGTCGCGGTCGATCTCGTCACCGACGTTGAGGCGGACCATCCGGTCCACGTACTCCTGCGGCGTGCCCAGGCCGTAGATGCAGGACACACTCGCGACCACGATGACGTCCCGCCGGGTCAGCAGCGAGTTCGTCGCCGAGTGCCGCAGGCGCTCGACCTCGGAGTTGATCGAGGAGTCCTTCTCGATGTAGGTGTCCGTCTGCGGGACGTACGCCTCGGGCTGGTAGTAGTCGTAGTAGGAGACGAAGTACTCGACCGCGTTGTGCGGGAGCAGCTCCCGGAACTCGTTCGCCAGCTGCGCGGCCAGCGTCTTGTTCGGCGCCATGACCAGCGTCGGGCGCTGCAGTTCCTCCACCAGCCAGGCCGTCGTGGCCGACTTGCCGGTGCCCGTGGCGCCGAGGAGGACGACGTCCTGCTCCCCCGCCCGGACGCGCCGGGCCAGCTCCGCGATCGCGGCCGGCTGGTCCCCGGAGGGCTGGAACTCGCTGACGACGCGGAACGGGGCGGTGCTCCGCTCGATGTCCGTGGTGGGTCTCACCCGCCCACGGTACGTCCCGCCACCGACATCCGGCGGAGAAGCTCCTGGCCTGCAGGTTTGGGAGGTGCGACGGTGGGCACGTTTCGCCCACCCCACTCCATCGGCACGCCCGCCACGGAGGCCCCCATGTCCCTGTCCATCCGCAGCTCCCGAGCCGGAGCGCTGCTCGTCTCGGCCGCCGTCTGCGGCGCGCCGCTCGTCCTGTCCGGCCCCGCCGCGGCGGTCGACGCTCCCGGCAACAACGGCACGATCAAGGTCCACGCCCCCGACACCCCGTTCGAACGACGCGCCAACGAGCCGCGACAGGTCTGCAGCTTCTACCTCGCGGGCTTCAACTTCGACTCGAACCAGGTCGTCGACTACCGCTTCTCCCTGCCTCCGGGCGGGCCCAACGGCGGCGAGCCGCGGGGCAACCCCGGGTCGTTCACGGTGGGCCCGGACAACGGCCGGCCGGCCGGCGACGGCCGGACCCCCGTGCTCGACCCCGACGAGCACGGTCTCGAGAACGGTCGTTACCGGGTGACCGCCACGACCGACGACGGCTCCAAGACCAAGGTGTTCCGGATCGCCTGCGACGACGACGGTGAGGTCGTCACCCCGACCCCCACGCCCGGCGGCGGGAGTGGCGGTGACGACGGCGACGACGGCGGCGTGGGCGGGGTCGGGACCCCGCAGGACGACGGTGAGCCCGGCGTCGGCGGCGTCGCCACCGGGGGCGGTGGCCTGAGCGGCACCTCCGCGGGCGCCGACGTCGCGTTCCCGCTGACGGTGCTCGCCCTCGGGGGACTCGCGGTCGGCACGCTCACCCTGCACCGGCGCCGCGCGGGGTGACCACCGACCCCCTGACGAGGTCGACGTCGGCCGCCCACCGGTCCCGCCGGTGGGCGGCCGCCGCGGCGTGCGTCGCCCTGCTCGGCGGATGCGGCGGCGGCGGCGAGGGCCCCGCCGTCGCCGGCGTCAGCCTGCCTGCGCCCACTCCGGCGGCGGCTGCCGGGACCGCACCTGCGGCAGCCGAGGATCGGCCCTATCCCGCGCGGGTCCGCCTCCCTCGGCTCGGGATCGACGCCGTCCTGCAACCGCTGCACCTCGGGAAGCAGAAGGAACTCGTCCCGCCGGAGTACGGCATGGCGGGCTGGTACGAGGCCGGTCCGGAGCCGGGCGAGATCGGCCGCGCCGTCGTCGCCGGCCACGTCGACTCCAGGACCGGCCCGGACGTGTTCGCCGCACTCGGCAAGGCCCGCCCCGGCGACCGCATCCATGTGCTCCTCCGCGACCGTTCCACGGTGACCTTCGTGGTGCAGAAGGTCGAGATCCACCCGCGCAACCGGTTCCCGACGTCGCGCGTCTACGGCACCGACGGCAAGCACGCCGACCTGCGCCTGATCACCTGCACCGGCCGCTACGACCGCGCCCGCGGCGGCTACCAGGACAACGTGGTCGTCTTCGCCCGCATGGCCCCCGGCAAGGCCTGACGCGCCGTCACCCCCGCCCCGCCCGCCCCCCCCCCCTGTACGCGCTTCACTCGCCGGGGACAGGCCTCACTCGCCAGGCCGGGCGAGTAAGGGCTGCTCCCGGCGAGTGAAGCGCGATTCGGCGACGCCGAGGCGAGCGCGCGGCAGCGCGGCCTGTGGACAACTTCGCGGTCGGGGCGTGCGAATGGGCAAGAATCCCCGGGCAGACACGGCGAACCGGGGGGACGTCATGAAGCGACCGGACGACTGGGGAACGACGGCACCGCCGCGGCCGGGGGCGATCGAGCCGCTGATCCCGGCCGCGCGGGCGCGGGAGCTCGGGTACACCCGGGACGAGATCGAGCGCCTGCGCGTGGCCCGGGAGTGGGCGACGCTCCGCCGCGGCATCTACCAGCGGGGCGGACCGGAGCCGGACCCGCGCGATCAGCACGTCGCATGCGCCGGCGCGGCACTGCTCGCGGTGAGCTCCCCGGACGCGGTCGTCGCGCACCGGTCGGCCGGGGTGCTCTGGGGGCTGGACTTCCTCACGCCACCGGACCTCGACACCGTGTGGCTCGCGGTGCCGGAACTCGGCAAGGTGCGCACCTACCCGGGTCTGCGGCTCTGGCCGGCCCAGTTGCCGGCGGACCACGTCACGACCGGGCCGGGCGGCCTGCCGGTAACGACCGTGGCGCGGACGGTCGTCGACCTGGCGCGGCACCACAACTTCCGGCAGGGCGTCGTGCTGGCGGAATCGGCGCTGCGCCAGCAGCTCACGACGAAGCCGGAGATCGACCGGGTGCTGGCCGACTGCCGCGGGTGGCCGTACACCCGCCGCGCCGCCCGGGCGCTGGAGATCGCCGACGGCGACACCGAGTCCGTCGGCGAATCCTTCACCCGCGCCGTGCTCGCCGAGGCCGGCCTCCGACCCCAGGCACAGGTGAACATCTACCGCGACGACGGGACGAAGATCGCGCGGGTCGACTTCCTGTTCGCCGACGAGCGGGTGATCGTCGAGTTCGACGGCCGGGTCAAGTACGACGACCCCGACGCCCTCTGGAACGAGAAGCTCCGCGAGGACGCCCTCCGCGAGGCCGGCTATCAGGTGATCCGCGTGACGTGGGGTCAGCTGATGAACTCGGCCGACGACTTCCTGCGCCGCGTCCGTGCTGCCCTCCGCCGCGGCCGCGCGCAGGGCTGACAGACGCGCGCTTCACTCGCCGGCGACAGGCCTCACTCGCCCGACCGGGCGAGTAGAGGCTGTTCCCAGCGAGTGAAGCGCAACCAGGGGCGAAGCGAGGCGCGTTACGCGATGCCGAGCTCGGCGTAGACGGCGGCTTCGAGGCCCATCGAGGTGGTGACGACGCCGGCGTCGAAGAACGGGAGCACCTGGGTCAGGATCATGCCGCCGACGCCGGTGGACCGGTCGATCCAGTAGTAGAGGTTGAAGATGCCGGCCCAGTCGCCGGTGCCGGCGCGGCGGGCGCCGGGGACGTCCTCGAGCACCAGGTGGAAGCCGAGGCCCCAGGACTCCGCGAACGGGAACGGCGGGACGTCGTTGGTCAGCTCCGGGACGGTCGACACGATCCCCTCGGTCGGCATCGGGACGCCCTGCAGCTGATCGCTGAATGCGAGCTCCACGGTCTCCTGCTGCAGGACGCGGTTGCCCTCGAGCTCGCCGCCGCGCAGCATCGCGCGGAGAAAGCGGCCGTAGGCCTCGGCGGTGCCGTAGAGCCCGTGCCCGCCGGAGAAGTACTCGGGGTTCTCCGCCAGCTCGAGCGGGGTCTCGACCAGGCCGCCGTCCGGGGTGCGGGCGTGCACCGGCATCAACCGGGCGCGCTGCTCGGGCGTCGGGGAGAACGTCACGTCGGTCATCCCCAGCGGGCCGAGGACGTGCTCGTCCAGGTAGGCGTCGAACGGCTGTCCGCTGACCTGCTCGACGAGCAGCCCGAGCCAGTCGGTGTTGGTGCCGTAGTCCCAGATCTGGCCCGGGTCCCGGGCCAGCGGCACGTCGGTGAGCGCGGCCTTCTGCCCCGTCAGCACGTCCGGGGCGCCGGTGGCGGCGTGGAACTGCGCCATCGCGGCGTTGGTGAAGAAGTACGTCAGACCGGACGTGTGCGTCAGCAGCTCGCGCACCCGCGGCGAGCGTGCCGGCGGACGGAGGATCGGCTGCTCGCCGTCGAACCCGTCGAGCACCTGGAGCTTGGCGAACTCCGGCAGCAGCGCCGTCACCTCGTCGTCGAGCGACATCCTCCCCTGCTCGACGAGCTGGAGAGCGGCCACGCTGGCGAGCGCCTTCGTGCACGAGGCGTACCGGAACATCGTCGACGCGCTGACGGCCTCACCGCCCGCGCGCACCGAGCCGGCGGCACCGGAGTACAGCGTGCCGTCGCGGTCGACGACGACAGCCGCTACGCCGGGGACGTGCCCCTCGGCGACGGCGTTGGCGAGGATGGCGTCAAGATTGCTCGCGTCGAAGGACATGAGGCGTAGTCAACCGTCCCCGGCGCCGTGACGCCAGAGCTCGGACGGGTCGGGCCACGGTGGCCGCCGGCTCGGTCGAGTGCGAGTGACCGTCGTCGGGGTGGTCGGAGTTCTCCGAGTCGTCGTGCGACGAGACGTTCGCGACCGACTTCTCGGCGGGTCGGTAGCCCTTGCTCAGGACCTTGATCGACGCCTTGTCCTTGCGCCGGAGCTTGAACTCCATAAAAACGCCGTTGTTCTTGGTCTTCTGCTCGTAGAGCACGCCCTCGGGGTTCGCCTCGCCGATCAGCGTGTAGGTGCCGGCGGGCAGCCCGGCCAGGCTGACGTACTGGCCGGGGAGGCGCCAGTGGTAGCGGTCGCCCCAGCCGACGGACAGGCCCATGAGCAGCTTGGTCGAGTTGCGGGCTCCGCAGCCATTCTCGCGGAACACCGGGTTCCGCGGCTGGCCCGGCCGCGCCGGCCGGCGCACGTTGTCGTAGATGCAGAAGCCGATCTTGCGGGCGCGGCGCTTGTCCTCCCGCACCAGGTTGCCGTCGGAGTCGACGAGGTACATCCGGTACCGGACGATGTCCTTCAGGTGCTGGTGGGTGTGGCCGTCACCGGCGTAAACGGTGCCGACCGGCAGCTGCCGCCAGGTCCAGTGGCCGTTCTTCAGCCGGATCCGCTGCGCGACCTTGAACTCCCCCCGCGCCTTCTTGCGCACGGCCCGGATCTTCAGCTCACGCGGACCGTAGTTCAGCAGCGTGCTGGTGAAGCGCAGCTGCAGGCTCTTGCTCGCCGTCCGCACCAGCCGCAGGTCCTCCACGCCGCCGAGCCGGAGATCGGGCAGAAACTTCGGGTCGGGCTCCTTACCCACGTCCTTCGGCTGGACCGGCGTCGGCGTCGGTGACGGCGTCGGGGTGGGGGTCGTGGCGTTCGGCAGCAGACCGCCGGGGGTCGGGCTGGGCGTCGGCGACGGTGACGGCGTGGGCGACGGGTCGTCGACCGCTACCGACGGGAGGTCCGCCTCCCCCGCCAGCGCGCTCGGAGCGGTCAGCGCGAAGGCGAGGACGCCGACAGCAGTGGCGAAAGTACGACCCGGCCGAGACATGTGCACCGCTCCAAAGTTCGAGGCGGCCGTGTCACTGCGTGTCGGTGATCATCCCGGCGCCGACTGTCACGTTCGTTCCCTCGTCGATGAGGATAAATCCCCCGGTCGCCCGGTTCTTGCCGTAATCATCGACGAAGAGCGGGGCGGTTGTGCGCAGACGCACCCGTCCGATGTCGTTCAGTCCGAGTTCGCCGGTGGTCTCGTCCCGGTGCAACGTGTTGATGTCCAGCCGGTACTGCAGATCCTTGACGAGCACCCGCGCGGACCGCGTCGTGTGCTTGATCGCGAGCTTCATCCCCGGACGCAGCGGCTCGGTCGCCATCCAGCAGACCATCGCGTCGATGTCCTGCGTCACCGTCGGCATGTTGTGCGGGCGGCAGATCATGTCGCCCCGGCTGACGTCGAGGTTGTCCTTCAGACGCACGACGACCGACATCGGCGAGAACGCCTGCTCCACCGGGCCGTGAAGGGAGTCGATCGCCTCGATCGTGGTCGAGAAACCGCTCGGCAGGACCGTCACGGTGTCACCGGGCTTGAGCACACCGCCGGCGACCTGGCCCGCGTAGCCGCGGTAGTCGTGGTGCTCCTTGGTCTGCGGCCGGATCACGTACTGCACGGGGAACCGGACGTCGATCAGGTTGCGGTCGCTGGCGACGTGGACGTTCTCCAGGTGGTGCAGCAGCGACGAGCCGCCGTACCAGGGCGAGGCGGACGAGCGCTCGACCACGTTGTCACCGTTGAGCGCCGACACCGGGATCGTCACCAGGTCGGGGATGCGCAGCCGCGCGGCGAACGAGGTGAACTCGGCGTGGATGCGGTCGTAGACCGCCTGGTCCCAGTCGACGAGGTCCATCTTGTTGATGGCGACGACGACGTGCGGCACCTGCAGCAACGAGGCGAGGAACGCGTGCCGGCGCGACTGCTCGACCAGGCCGTTGCGCGCGTCGACGAGGATGATCGCGAGGTCCGCGGTCGACGCCCCCGTCACCATGTTGCGCGTGTACTGAATGTGCCCCGGGGTGTCCGCGATGATGAACTTCCGCTTCGGGGTGGCGAAATACCGGTACGCGACGTCGATCGTGATGCCCTGCTCGCGCTCGGCGCGCAGGCCGTCGGTGAGCAGCGCGAGGTCGGTGTACTCGCGGCCCTTGTCGCGACTGACCTTCTCGACGTGCTCGAGCTGGTCCTCGAAGATCGATTTGGTGTCGTAGAGCAGCCGGCCGATCAGCGTCGACTTGCCGTCGTCGACGGAACCGGCGGTGGCGAACCGCAGAAGGTCCATTTAGAAGTAGCCCTCCTTCTTGCGGTCTTCCATTGCTGCCTCGGTCGCGCGGTCG of the Sporichthya polymorpha DSM 43042 genome contains:
- a CDS encoding helix-turn-helix transcriptional regulator, which gives rise to MTTDPQAARVDLLAGRAWPLSGRDREIEKVREALRGPRARSVVLVGPAGVGKTRLAREARRLAEGVGRSTLWVTATHSSARTPLGVFAALLPDAVGSAATDTLQDLLRRAAVQLVERAKGRPLVLFVDDAQLLDEPSAGLIHQLVATDTVLVVATVRSGERLPDAVTSLWKDDLADRVQLAQLEHEAVEALLTGALGAPVDPAAVVEFTTRSGGNVLFLRELVLGALADGTLVAEEGLWRLRAALAPSDRLVELVDARLRDLDPAALDLLRLAAYAEPLGSRELEMAGGLDAVETLEQHGLVVCERDERRLQLRVAHPVYADVVRRHTSAVRRGVMARQLADAVEAAGARRSDDVLRVGIWRMEGGGGTNPDRLLQAAVAARWRYDFALAERLARAAVDAGAGFEARLLAAQTVSLQGRPEDAVDELAVLVEFARTDAERAELAVVHIECLWMQLGRAGEGLHVADRAEEAICDPELRVKVSARRPGLLLSNSGPGPAAEAAAALAPHADPLTASWLRLVEAYGLGRLGRIDTALEGSAEGYAAATELGPGDWYPWFYLFTRCEALAHAGRYAEAEALARAEYERGLAEGSSEARAYFLWHLTRTVRERGDVEGAARAAREAITLLHRIGRRGFEHSLRSTLALALALGGDFRGATSALVAADALGVDPPQWSATEHAAARGWAAAAEGRLGAAREELAEAAAIGERIGDLVGAAAALHDIARLGDPKPVAPRLRALAADLGGELAPARCRHVDALVEGDGEALERAATEFDRLGAALLAAEAAADAAGVWERAGRGQRAARESQRAAAFARSCPGASTPALMALSTREPLTPAERETALLAVSGRTNREIAEELQLSVRTIDNRLQRIYAKLGISRRSDLADLVR
- a CDS encoding SCP2 sterol-binding domain-containing protein codes for the protein MAVFKDAEEVYKYIGGAFTAAVNDPKFVEATKGTGLVIRLIQTDPDCEMTIDWEGQKVLTGAAADSVPHNVQLRMSSDNSNRFWQGKLNFTLAMAQRKVKLDGKRSVALKLLPLTGGIFETYLATLQADGREDLIVG
- a CDS encoding acyl-CoA dehydrogenase family protein, giving the protein MTLEHGRTLSDEDFEPWFAKAQELSEYFREIGMKYDAENTFAYPTIPLFKSSKLGSLIVPPAYGGPGGNILQLSKVITEMSRGDSAITLAYNMHFITLGIVMSNMGEVQMKKWLDKINEGAIIFGPWSEQRAGFSGLADTKAIPQPGGGWKIYGKKMWGTLGEAADIVVSSATITDADGNIPTDFEERVAAEMMYINDFEVDENGIGNGVRIEKTWNALGMHATGTHVIVFDGFYVPEENYVCENRTGLFSSLEWASLLFASIYYGMSLRILEETRATLAKKHLGAVFGAIAASDVKVGQVGHIIDGVGDMAVRVEQNRRILWQTCNDVIDGYDEEWPIELRVPYIGLAKTTIASNTTWMAQKAMSMVGGSAFRKGTIFERFYRDSCAALYQPLNADQTYSFIGEYMLQPDELND
- a CDS encoding cupin domain-containing protein — encoded protein: MGRATVTTVPTSPSASMPRLTGGASVSVDGITVGEWTLTRAAFTDRHQHVEINTVLEGELHVTCEGETHVVRPGQTIVVPAGSRATYAAPEYARMSYVYGPGTPGMTDVAYEEF
- the uvrB gene encoding excinuclease ABC subunit UvrB, producing the protein MRPTTDIERSTAPFRVVSEFQPSGDQPAAIAELARRVRAGEQDVVLLGATGTGKSATTAWLVEELQRPTLVMAPNKTLAAQLANEFRELLPHNAVEYFVSYYDYYQPEAYVPQTDTYIEKDSSINSEVERLRHSATNSLLTRRDVIVVASVSCIYGLGTPQEYVDRMVRLNVGDEIDRDTLLRQLVTMQYTRNDLAFTRGTFRVRGDTVEIFPVYEELALRLEFFGDEIERAMTLHPLTGEVIREEQSIHVFPATHYVAGPERMERAISGIELECEQQLARLEKQGKLLEAQRLRMRTTYDIEMMRQVGFCSGIENYSRHIDGREAGSPPHTLLDYFPDDFLLVIDESHVTVPQIGAMFEGDMSRKRTLVDHGFRLPSAMDNRPLKWEEFVERIGQTVYLSATPGPYELGRANGVVEQIIRPTGLVDPEIVVKPTKGQIDDLVHEIRTRAERDERVLVTTLTKKMSEDLTDYLLEMGIRVRYLHSEVDTLRRVELLRELRIGEFDVLVGINLLREGLDLPEVSLVAILDADKEGFLRSGTSLIQTIGRAARNVSGQVHMYADTVTPSMAKAIDETNRRRAKQVAYNLEHGIDPTPLRKKIGDILELIAREDADTAELIGGAGRQRSRGKTPVPGLSSKVSTEAGKHAGDLATMPAMDLADLIQQLNDQMHAAAAELQFELAARLRDEIKELKRELRGMREAGSPA